In Pirellulales bacterium, the genomic stretch TATCTTTTAAAGGCGGCGAATCCGGCACGACCGGACGAAGGGATCTCGCTTGCGTCTCTTCGCGCGAGGCGTGGCTCGAAGGCCGTCACGCAACCGCGCTCGGCGGAGGCGTATTTCCATCGCCCACCGGACGCGCAAAATCGGGCACCGGTCGAAGAACTCGAAGAAAAAATCGCGCCGCGCTGCTTCCCCAGTTCTTCCGCGAAACTTCGCTGGCTCTTGCTTCGCGGCCAAATTAGACTGACGGAGTTTGCCGTGGTGTCGTCGTGGTTCACAACCGTTTGAATGACCACAACAGCACGACGACACGACGAGTTTGATCGCGCCGAACAAGAATCCCAAGCGCGATGCGTGAGCGACGCGGGTCCTCATGGGTGCCTGGCAGTGGAGCGCGCGGCCTGGCCTCGGCAGATCGTGGTGTCCGCATCGGAGCGATTGATACGCCTATAGAGGGCAGGTACATGTTTCGCAGCGATCCGTGCAGTGCGCAGCCTGCCGACTTGTCCGCCTCGCTCGCGGCCGTTCGTGGCGGATCGAACTCGAAGCTCGGGCAACTGCTCGACGCCTATCGCGATTTCCTGCTCGTCGTCGCCACCGACGCACTCGATACCAACGTGCAGCCCAAGGTCGCCAGGTCCGATCTCGTGCAAGAAAGCCTCTTGCAGGCGGTGCGCGATTTCCCCAGGTTCCAGGGGACGACCGAGCCGGAGCTACGCGCCTGGCTTAAGCAGATCCTGCTCAACAACGTCTGCGACGCCCATCGACGATTTCAAAAGGCGGGCAAGCGAAACGTCTCGCGCGAGATTCCCCTCCGCGGGACCAACAGCTCGGCCGCGGGCGTTCTGCACCACCTGGCGGTCGAAGACCGCCCGCTGTCCAACCTGGCCGCACGCGAGGAACAAGCGCGCGTCGAGTCCTCCCTCGCCACGCTCGAGGCCGATCAACGCCAGGCCATCGAGTTACGAAGTTTGCAAGGTCTGCCCTTCGAAGAGGTGGGCAGAAGGATGAATCGCTCGACCGAGGCGGCGCGCAAGCTCTGGTCGCGCGCCGTCCAGAAACTCGCTCTCGACCTGGGACGGAAGTCCGACGATGAACGATCGAGCACATGACGATCCGATGACCGACCAACTGGTCGACTACCAGCAGCGCCTCGACGGCGGCCTGTCGTCGCGCACCGCTGCGAGCGACGACTCGTTGCCACCGGAACTGGCCCATCAACTTCACGCGGCTCAGAAATGTCTCGATCTGTTGCACGGCCTGCGGCAAGAGCGCGAGCGAGCCGCCCGCTCGGCGACGGGCGAAACGATGCCGCTGGGCGATACGACGTCCGGCGGGCGCGAGCTCGACGTGCAAATCCCGCGGCGGATCGGCCGCTTTCAGATTCGCTTGCGACTGGGCATGGGCGGATTCGGCATCGTGTATCGCGCCTTCGATCCGGAGACACGGCGCGAGGTCGCGCTCAAAGTTCCGCGTCCCGAGGCCCTGGCGAACCGTGAGCTGCTCGAACGGTTTTCGCAAGAGGCGCAGGCCGCGGCGCGGCTCGACCACGCGCACATCGTGACCGTTCACGAGAGCGGCTACTCCGGCGCCATCCCGATCATTGTCTCGGCATTCTACGATGCGCCGACGATGTCCGCGTGGATGGACCTGCGGCCGGGACCGGTCGAAGCGCGGACCGCCGCCGCCACGGTGGCGGCCCTGGCCGATGCCGTGCAACATGCGCACCAGCGCGGCGTGCTGCACCGCGACATCAAGCCCAGCAACGTCCTGATGGTGCCGTCGACGGAAGACGATCGAGGCGAAACGTCGTCCGAGTTAGAGCACGTGCCCAAACTGATGGACTTCGGCCTGGCCAAGGTGACCGATGCCACGCTCGATCTGACGCACACCGGTGCGATGCTGGGCACGCTCATGTATATGCCTCCCGAGCAGGCAGCGGGCAATCTCGCCGAGATCGGTCCGCGCTCCGATGTCTATGGCTTGGGCGTGTTGCTGTACGAAATACTTACCGATCGCGCCCCCTTCCACGGCACAACCCAGGTCGAGACCTTGCGACGAGTGATGCACGAGGCGCCGGCGCCGCTCCGCGCGCTGCGCCGCGACGTGCCGCGCGATCTGGAGACAATCTGCCTGAAGTGCCTGGAGAAGGAGCCGGCCCGGCGCTACGCCAGCGCGCGAGCGTTAACGGCCGACCTGCGGCGCTTCTTGGCGGGTGAGCCGATCCAGGCGCGTCCGGCCACGCCGGCCGAACGTGCCGCCAAGTGGTGTCGCCGCAATCCTCAATGGGCCAGCCTGTTCGCCGTGGTCCTCCTGGGCGTCACCGCTTTGCTGGGTTTTTTGACCTACTCGAACGCTCGGATCTCTCTCGCGCTGACAATCGAGCGCGCCACGCGCCACGAGCTAAACGCGCAGCTCTATGCCGCCGATGTACGGCGCGCGGGAGAGGCGTTCGCGGCTCACAATCCCCAGCAGGCGATCGATCTGCTGGCGAAATACGAGCAGCCCGAGGAAGGTTACGACCTGCGCGAGTTCGCCTGGCATTACTCGCGGAGTCGCGTCCATGTGCGCGAGGCATTTCTTCCCAAACACCCGGCGGATGTGTACCGCCTGCTGTTCTCGCCAAGCGGGAAATGGATCTTCACCGCCTGCGCCGACGGCAAGGTGCGCATCTGGCGCGGCGGCGACCGGCAGTTGGAACGTCTGCTCGACTGCGGCAGCGAAGTCAACGAAGTCGCGCTCTCGCCCGACGAGCAATGGCTCGCCGCTGGCTGCGACGACGGCCTCGTGCGAGTCTGGAACACCAACAACTGGCAACTGCACAGCATGTTGGAAACCAGTGGAGCCGCCTGGCTCGATCTTGCCTGGTACGACCAGATCTTCAGTCTTGCCACGCAGCCTGACGGAAAGGTTTTAGCGGCAGGATTCTTTGTACGGCGCGGTCATCCCTACGGGGCAGTAGTGCTTCGCTTCAATCCGGATGGTACCCGGGATGAGGACTTTGAGTACAAGACCTACGAACCGGCTGAGCCGGGATTCCATCGGGATTTTGGTCGCATCGTCCTCTGTCAGCCGGACGGAAGATTCATCCTGGTCGGAGACACCTACTTCGATCGAAATCCGGCCGGCCCCGAGCAAATGAGCACGCGATTCATCCTGGTGCGCTTTCTTCCCGACGGTACACCGGATCCCGCCTTTCAAGGCGGTATTCACGAAGCTGGCACTGGTCGCCGGCACGAACACCTGCGGGCAGCGTGCCTACAACCAGACGGCAAGATCGTCACCGTGGGCTATGCCGCCGACGAGAAGGATGAGAGGAACACGACCGCGCCGATTCTAGTGCGGTACGACGCCTCCGGCGTCCTGGAACCGGATTTTGGGACGGGATCGGGCTCGGTCGACAATTCAGCCGTCTCTCATCTCGATAGCGCCTATGCCATCGTCCTGCAAGAGGATGGCAAGATCGTCGTCGCCGGCGAGACGCAACAAGAAGGAAAAACGCGTCTCGCGCTCGTTCGATGCCATGCCGATGGCACGCGCGATGCCAGTTTTGGCCAGGATGGCATGGCTGTGTTGAGCGTCGGAGATGCCAACCTGGTGGCACGGAGGATAGCGCTACAGAGCGACGGAAGAATCGTCGTGGGGGCTGATTTTCTCCCACATTATCAAATCGCCATCTTGCGAGTTCACCAGGACGGGTGCCTGGATGACACGTTCGGAGAAGGAGGTCTCTCCACGCTGGCGGTTTTTGGCGATGATGCTGAGACTCTACCTTTGGCCATTCAGCCCGACCAGAAGATTGTCGTCGCGGGAGCGAGCGCGCCAGGGCCACCCAATCTCGCTGCTCTGGTCCGTCTACAAGAGAATGGCGCTTTGGACGCCAGCTTTGGCACGGCCGGAACGGTTCTCGCCGCGATGGGGCATTCCTACGAGTTGTGGCGAGATGTCCTGATTCAATCGGATGGAAAGATCCTCGCTGGCGGGACTGCGACCGATGGCAATCTCTCCCGCGGCGAGATCGACTTTGTCCTCGCCAGATTCCAGACCAACGGAACGCTCGATCAAACCTGGAACGCGGACAGCGTCGTGGGCCTGCAATTCTCTCCCGATTCCACTTCGCTTTACGCGGCCGGCGACCATGCGGTGAGCTGCTGGAATGTTGAGCATGGCGTAAAAACGGGAGCTTGGCGGCCTGCAACAAAAGAAGAACTGAGCAGCATGTCTCTTTCCTCGGATGGAAAGTGTCTCGGGATTGCTACTCGTAAGAGAGGCTATATCTGGAGCCTTCCAGATTCCCCAGAGGGAGAAACACACACGAAGCTCGCCGCATCCGCGATTGCACTATTGCCTGGTCGCGACGAAATCGTCGTCGGGTACGAGCACGGCAGAATCGATTGCTACGACAACCTAGAGATGATGAACGCAACGGACTTGGAGGTTCCCCACCCGGGGCGCGTGCAGGCGTTGCGTGCCACGAGCGACGGAAGATACCTCACCTCGACGTCACAGGCCGGCGGCGCGCATATCTTGCGCACCGACAACTGGCAGCGAATCGCGGCCATCAGCAACCCCTCGGGAAGAATCTGGGACGTACACTATCTGCCGGAACCAAACCAGGCCATCATCACCGACGTGCAAGGGAACGTCGATCTCGTGCGGATCAAAGCGTCGAATCACCCCATGCGCACCGACGGTGGTGTCGAAATCCATCGCACTGCCGCAGCGATAACCGCCGCTGACTTATCAGTCGATGGAAGTCTCCTGGCGTGCGGAGAACGGGATGGACGAACGACCGTCCTCTCGCTCGCGTCAGGCGAGGTGATGTTCGATTGCGTAGGACATCCGCAACCGGTGCAGCGCATCGCCTTCGACAAGAGCAACCGTCAGATCCACGTCGTTTATTATGATGGCCGGCTGGCGACGTTGGACATCGCCACGAGTAAGGAACTCTCACACCTGGAAATGGGTCGTAAGATCCATCGGGCGGCATTCTCACCAGAGACCGACCAGGTGGCGCTCGCCTTCGACGACGCGTACGAGACAATCGTGATGCGTTGGGATTCCAAGGCAGAGCGGCGCCGTTTCACGAGCCAGAACAGTGTTTCGCGTCTGGAGTTCAGCCACGACGGCAAGGCTTTGCTGCTGTGCTGCGCGTCTGACTTGGAGATCGGGGATCTGACGACGGGGCAGCTTGTTCGCAAACCTGGCAAGTCGGCGGAATCGTGCTCGGATCTGGCCGAACTTCCTCTCCGTGGCAAACTCCTTGTCGCCGAGGGACTGCGCGGAGTGGCGATCCGAGACTATCCGTCGCTCGAGCTAACAAGTCGACTCGTTTCGCACGCTTCTGGGATTGTTTATGTCGCCGTCACCCCCAACGAGCGCAACGCCGCCACGTTGAGTGAAGACGGCATGCTTACCGTCTGGGATCTCCGCACCGAGCAGCCGGTGTTGTCGTTCCTCGAATGCATCCGCGGGGTAGCTACCCCCAGCCTGATGTTCACCCCCGATGGAACAAAACTGGTAGCGGTGCTAAGTGCGCTGCCGAGCAGCCAAATCATCGTCTGGGCGACAGCAGATTCACCGTAACGCCGCCCATCCCACGGATGTGCATTCTGGCCTGCTCGGTCCGGCAGGTGATGCAGTTGGCGCGGGCAAGGGGCGGTGTGCCCTCCTTTGAATTACTGGAACTCTTTAGCGGCCTGAAGTTGTTTCAGGGCGCTAAAGAGTTACCAGGCGCTAAACTCTTGTGAGTCCAGCCAAGCGGCTTCTGCCTCTAATTCATCCGGCGAGTGTTTCGCATGATCAACGCTCGCCTTTACCTAGCGTTTGAGCGAATTCCGGAATCCAAACACAATTTGACAAGGGTTAGCCGGGGGTTGCTGACCTTTGGCGACGTGCCGCCTTCGATCCGGCTCTATGCGGGACTGACTGGGCGTAGAGCACTCGCCGCCCAGAGATCGGCAAGCAATCCTTCGATCGCCGACTCTTCTTCCACGCTGACTCCGGCACGCCGTATGGAGTCGGATAGCGTCCAATCCCACCCAGCTTCCGCTTCTGGAGGACGTAGTTTTCGGTGATGGTTGCTGCGAATGCAGTGCGACGTCGTGGTAAACCTCCATGGCTCGAAGCCAAATGCTGCGTAAAGCTTGTTGGCAATGCGAATTCCACCCCAGTCAAAATCTCCGTGGTAGGCTAGTTGGAATTCCCTGCCACAGAGCTGTTCGAGCAGCAACCAGCACGCGAGCGACGGGTGTCTTTCGACGCAAACCATTGGCGGGCAGTTGGCACCAATGCGATTCGCAGCCTCGGCAAGGATGCTGGGATTCTCGCAAACATAAATGCGCGAATCATGAGCATTGGACGGTAATCCGAATGTCGGTGGATGCAGCCGCAGATGTCGGAACGTCAGGCGAGCGGGCATGCCGCAACGCCTGTGGTCCTGCAACAAGCGATCCGATAATGAATCGCCCGTCGCGGGCAGATTCAGCGTGAGCACAGTGGATGACAATTCATCGGTCACGATACCAACGCTCTCCCAAATATGTCGCCGCTTCATCGCGTTCTTCTCTGGTGTGCCCTGCACCGATTGCTTTGCAAGCAACTTCAGCAAGATTGGCCCTGTAAATCTTTTTGTGTCAGGGCAGTTGGGAACGTTAGTTGCTTGAGGGTTTTGGCATTCGGTCTTCGAATAGGATGGCGAAGTGGTTGAGGGCCGATTTCCAGTGGTGGATCGGCATGGTCCACTTGCGGCAACGCTCAGCAGCCGCCTCATCACCAAGTCAAAATTCACTTACCACGTCCCCTTGGTCGGCCCTTGCGCAACGCCATTTGAGACGCTGCCGGACATGGCGTTGATCGTCGATCAAGTGAGTCGTTTTCTCACCTGATGCCCGCACCAAAAATCGGCCTCTACCCGCACCAAACAGTGTCCGTTCATGCGTTCTTTTTGCCCATTTTGACACAGTTCGGTCTACTATCGGGTAGTATCGTAGTATCCACAAGTGATTGCCGCGTCGAAACTTATGGTTGACAAATGCCTAGAATAAGGCATAGTTGAATCAAGCTCAGTAAGCACGCCCGGCTGGAATCGAACCAGCAACCTGCGGATTAGAAGTTGCGGCCAGGCGACGTATCTAAAGCCACAACTGCAATGACTTTGCGTTGTCACATCGCAACGCATCCGGCTTCCACACGTCACACATTTTACCGGGGTTTTTCATCGTTTCCAGAGTTTCTGTGACAGAATCTGTGACGGTGATAGCCAGACCATGGTCGGGCCAACGACACACCATTCGGGAGTGCCAAGCGTATTGGCCCAACGTGATCCCACGCTGGCGCATGCACACCGACCAACTGCGCCACGCCCAGAGCTAGTGACTTCAGATGAATGGTTGAGGTCTGGAGGGGTGTTACATACACGGTGATGTTGCGGACTTCACGATCAAAATCTGCGTCAAACTAGAAGGATGAGCCGATCAACGGCTAGCAGTCGTCCATTTTACGCCGCAAAGCATCCCGCGTATCCGCTTGCCAAGTTTAGGGTCAGCAGCCGCAATATGCGCAGCGCGCCCCGATAATCTCATCCGCATTCCGCGTGTCGATATGCCCTCGCTATCCGCGAGGAAGTCCACCCCATGCCCCAGGCACACACGGATATCACTTTTCAACGTAGCGACGAATTCAGCTGTCGGTCGCAGTTTCTGGTTGACGACCAATCCAGTGACCACTTGTCGTTCGCTGGCAGGCATGAAACGAACCTTGTGTTCGGCAATCTCATATTCAGCGGCGTGGATGCGGTCGATGAGCGGACCTTTCAGCTCCCGGAAATCCACATTGCCGGATAACGCGATGTCGTCGACATAACGACTAAAAGATAGATTTCGACTTCGGCACAAGGCAATGACCGCCTTATCCACGGGAACGAACGCTAGATTCGCCAACAGACTACTGGTCGGTGCGCCCTGAGGCAGACCCTCGGCCAGCATTGTGATCGCAAGCGCATCCGTAAGAGCTTCGTCAACAATTCCAGCCATCTCGAAAATCGGTTGCACGAATTTCTGCTGAGTCGACGGGAAGAAGTTCTTTACGTCGAGCGTTGCGACCATCTTCCTGCCCAGGTGACTCCTGGCGTGCGTGAGAATTGACCGCTTTGGTACTCCACCGTGAAGGTACGGTGGCACTTGTAGGCGGGAATAGAGCAAACGCAACAACGCCCTTTGAACGCGGCGCAGTGGTTTCTTCGGGGGTTGAATGATGCGATTACCGCCAGAGGGTTTGGGTACAGTGAATTGGCTGTACCACCTCGCCGGTTCAGCGACAAACTCTCCGATTACGACTGGCGAGACATTGAGCGTCCTTGCCAACCGCTCACGCGTAGAAATCGGCGGTGGCCAGTCATTCTGCTGCATCGTATGCTGCGACAGCATGTTCATCTTCGCACAACCGACGCACGATCAACTTTGCCATTTCGCAGATTCGACGATCGTCTTCATTTAAGCCCTTGGGCAAATCTACGGCATCCCAGACAATCGCCTCCTCAGGCACTCCCAGTGCCTCCGCAATTCGTTGCAGCACTGCGAGGCTTGGACGCCGCCTGCCATTCTCGACGAGACTCAGAAACGACGGTGTAAGCTCGGCGCTCGCGGCCAAGTCTTGCTGTGATATGCCACGGTCAGCCCGAAGCTTTCTGATCGATTTGCCTATGTGAATCATCGATTGATGCTGTGTTCAAAATAGGGGGAGAAGAAGTTATTCGTTCCCATCTTCGACAAACAAATCGCGCGTCAACTCACCCAACCATCGCTGGGTCATCGCCGCGCAGCGGAGAATCTCCACTACGACCTCGATCGGCAAGTAAACGACTCCGCCGTGGGCGGCCCGCCTGGCCATTTCGAGACTTCCGTGAACGTCCTCCAATTGCTGCCGTTGTCGGCCGCTGAGATCCTTCAACACACGGGTCGCGTTTAGCGATTCCAGCATGTCGTCAACCTCGGCAACCTTGAGCGCAATCGCTCGGAGCTGTTTCGATGCACGCATGGTGCACCTCCTTTCGACCCTAACTGGGCCAACAAACATCAGAGAACCACCGCTAGAGCAACATGCCCGAGATCGGCGTCCTCCCCTTGTTGGTGCAAAACAACGCATCGTCGAGATACGCAATTGCAGTCTGCCGAGCAGTGTCCGATGTAGTCGTCCGTGAGTCAGGTCATGGCTGATTGCTCACCGTCGCTCGCGCCCACCAACATGGTCGACACGACAAAGAGTGATTCGCACAGCCGCTAGCCGAGCGTCACGCGTAATATGACGTCCCAGTAGCAGGGGCGCCGCTGACGCAGACCACCTCGTGGCACGGCGTAGGCAGGGAAGTGCTTCCGCCCAAATGGGCTTTCACACGGCGGGAAAGGAGGTTCCGCGAAACAGCTCAGTTGCCAAAGAGCACCGGCCCTTGCCGGTTGACAATACGATAAAGAATTCAATGTCTGTGTCAAGTGGGCTCGCGGCAGTTTTTGCGGATGGATCGCAAAGTCCGATGATATATGCCTTTACGGGCCCTAGCGTAGTAAGAGTATCCAGTACGGTCGGACATCGATCGCAATCGCGGAAGTTTGCATCTTCCGACGAAGCTCCAACTTCTGTAACGTGCGATCCCTTCCGACCACTGCACTTTCGGCTTAAACACTGCCGGCATGGAAGGTTTTCACCTCGCGCGAGCTGCCGGCCGTTCGGCATATCGAAATCCTAAGGGAGCACTGGCAACAGTTCATCAAAAAACTGCTCCAGTGTATCCACGGCCCTCGGGCAATACTCCTTGGAGAGCGTGAAGTGCCCAAAATCATTGACTTCGATCGGGTCAGTGGCTTTCACTGCCTCTTCAAACTTTTTCCGGGGCTTCGAATTCCTGTCCGCATATTCGGGCACCTGGGAGTCGCTATGCACAATCAGGTTCCGAATATCGCGATAAAACTTGAATCGTCTCCAAGGGGCTCCATCCGTCGGAAGCAAGATTTTGGCTTCCTCTTTCAAGTATTTCTTCGCCGTTCCGACATCCAGACGCTTCGCCCGCCGCACGCTGACTTTTAGCGAGAGAATCTTCTCGCAGCGATCGCAAAGGCTGATCAGCGTGTGCTCGAAATATCCGTAGATCCCGACCAATGCCATGTGGCGGCCGAATCGCGGGAAATCGTCTCGCAGCGAAAAGCCCTTGTCCGCGTGGAACTGGTAAAAGTCGTCTCGCTCATCCTCCGTCATGCCGTTGACCTGCTCTGCAGCCCATGCGTCGAAATCGTTGAAGGCGTCCTCAAACGCTTTCTCCGACGTCTCCACATAGCCGCGCAACTTGTTCGTTTGCAGTTTTGCCCAAACATCCAAGTACCTCAAAATGTTCTTCGCCATTGCCCACGGCTCCTTTCTGCTGAAGCGGGCAATTATATCGTTTGACGCTGACTTGCCCTAAGGGCAGAAGAGCTGCCTTTCGAACTCACACTTACAGTCGAAGTGCGGCTTGCAGGCGAAGGGCCTGTTGTTCCAGCTGATGCAGTACGTAAGTAAAGAAATAGCCCCGAGGGCAAGACTCTCGCCCAGCCCTCGGGGCTTCGCTACAACACGTTCACGATCCGATCCGTCAGGCCCTTCTCGCCCAACACGACGTTGAGCTTGCTGTTGGCGGCGACCTTTTCCAGCACCTCCAGCTCGCGGAGGCGCATCAGGGTCGGGTTGTCGGCCAGCAGCTTGGCGGTGTTGGCCTGGCTGCGGATGGCGGCCGTCTCCTCGCGGCGAGCGATGAGGTTGGCCTCAGCAGCCTTCTTGGCCTCCGTGACACGGTTCATCAGATCCTTCATCTCGCCCGGCAGAATGATGTCGCGGATACCCACGGCAATCAGCTCCACGCCCAACGTCTTGGCACGCGCACGCACCGTGTCGGCCAGTTCGCTCGCCACGCCGTCCTTCTCCATCAGGAACGTGTCGAGCTCACGGGCACCCACCACGGCACGCAGCGCCAACTGCGCCTCGCGGTACAGTGCCTGCCGCACGTCGTCGACCGTGCTCACGGCCGTCCGGGCATCGGCGACGCGATACGTGACGATGGCATTCATCCGCAGCGTCACCTTATCGGCCGTCATGATGTCCTGGCCGGCAACGTCGAACATGGCTTCGCGCAGGTCCTCCTGGACGAACTTGACCTGGGCCATGTTCTTCCAGAATGCGTAGCGGCCCGGTGGCAACGTCTCAACGAAGTCACCGTCGATGAACAGCACGCCAACATTGTGCGCCTGCACCGTCGCCAGCTCCAGCACGCGCTCGACCAGCGGCGACTGCACAATGACCTTCAGGTCCGGGTGCTCGAACCGCACCTTTCGGGCGTCGACCACCTCGACCTTTACGTCACGCAGAGCCGTCCAGTAGGCGTACAGGCCTGGCGGCAGGATGTGGCTGAAGCGACCATCGATCCAGACCAAAGCCCGTTCGTAGTCCTTCAGGTCCAACACCACCGCGCGCTCCTTGAGCGCACCCGAGCGCGAAATCACGTCGAGCTTCTCGTGTGCCAGCCACGGCGCGCGCTGCGAGACGATTTCGACCTTGACCTTGCCCAGCGGGTCGACGAACCAGTGGCGACCAGCGCGCAGCAAGCCACGGAACTCGCCGTCTCGGAAGTACAGGCCCATTTCATAGCTGCGAATCTTGATGGTCTTGATGATGAAGATGTTCATTGGCGTTACCTCCTCTCGGTTCATGAACGTATAGGACGTTCGAGCCACCGAGTTAGTTCACAAATAAAATGCCGTTGGGGGCGAAGCGAAACGTCGGTCCCACATCCGTATGCGGAGTGCGCTTGAGCCTGTGCTATCCGAGGCGTTGATTTCGCTTTGCCGAACGCGTTGCGTGAGCCGACGCTCACGCGCGGCGATCGACGTCGGTTTGTCGTTGCCAAGGACTCGCACAAGCGGTATCCGCGCACTGCAAGGCACCGTCTTGTGTTGCCGCCGGCATGTGGCACGTCGCAACGCTCTCGCGCTGCGCGCTCCACAATGCCAACGGCAGACCTACGCTTGCCCGCCCCCTCGGGCGTTTGGTGACGCTTTCGCGCCGGAGCGGCTCTTGTTCAGAACCGCGCTTGGTACGGGAGTCGAACCCGTGACAGCCAGATGCAAAGTCTGGTGCTCTATCCACTGAGCTAACCATCTGTTGGTTGTGGTAAACACAGCCTTCTGCAGAACCCATTCACGGAACGCACCTCGCCAACTACATATTGGGTTGACGCGGGCGAAGTGCGCCGCTGGAACTGGCCGAATCAACCTCGCTTGAATCTCCTTTCTGATCACGTTCAAAAGACGCTGGCGGGAGTCGAACCCGCTTGAAACTGCTTTGCAGGCAGTTGCCATGCCGTCTGGCTTCAGCGTCAATCAGTGTCCTTGCCAGGAATTGAACCTGGTCCTCGACCTTCGCAGGGTCGTATGCGAATCCGGCACACCCCAAGGACGTTTTCGTTTCAGTGCCTCGCCGAGGAATTGAACCTCGTCTTGCAGTTTCGAACACTGCCGTGCTCATCCGGCACACCCGCAAGGCGCTTTGCTTCTCCAATATCCCGACCTGGATTCGAACCAGGGCCCGGACCTTCGGAGGGTCCGATGCAATCCGCTACACCATCGGGATGCACATTCTCAAAGAGCCGACGACTGGATTCGCACCAGCATCAACCTGTTTACAAGACAGGCGCCTTTCTGTTTCGAGCCACGTCGGCAAGCACGAGCGCGAGGAGTCGAACCCCGTCCGCCAGCTTTGGAGACTGACTGCTCTCCCAGGAGCACACTCGTGTAAGGCCCACGGGAACAAGCCCCGTGGGCGATCAACTTCACTACTTCTCCAGCGGAACGTTCCAGTACGTCTCGCTGATGAACTTCGACCAGCTTTCGATCCGCACGCTGTCGCGGGCGTAGATCGGCTTCCATGTCGGCCGGACCGGCGCCTTGCGGAGCCGCATGCCGGCCTGGTGCGGCGTGCGGTCGGCCTTGCGCTTGTTGCAGCCGATGCACGCCAACACGCAGTTCTCCCAGGTCGAGGTGCCACCCTGCGACCGCGGAATCACGTGGTCGATCGTCAACTCTTCGCCTCCCGGCTGGCAGCCGCAGTACTGGCAGGCCCAATGGTCCCGCTTGAATACGTTGCGGCGGCTGAAGCTCACGGCCGCCGTCGGCAACCGGTCGTACTCTGCCAGCACGATCACCTCGGGCACGCGCAGCCGCAGCCGCACGGCCTGGATGAACTGCTCGCCGTCGCGCGGGCGCAGCTCCGACCAATCAGCCCAGGTGTAGAGCCGGTAATCCGTCGGGTCCACCACGCGAGCCGACTCGTTCCACAACAGCACCAGCGCCCGCGCCACCGTGGCCACGTTCACCGGCTGCCAGTTGCGGTTGAGCACCAGCGTCGGATGTTCAAGTACCTTTGCGACCACGATCCACTTCCTTTCAGGGTGTCCGAGCGGAGTTGAACCGCCACCTTCTGGTTCACAGCCAGACGTGCAGAAACCGCTACACCACGGACGCCATATATATATTGTCAAAACTCGAAAATACCCCGACCAGGATTCGAACCCGGAATGCCTTGTTAGAAGCAAGGAGTGATAGTCCGTTTCACCATCGAGGCGAGCAACCG encodes the following:
- a CDS encoding helix-turn-helix transcriptional regulator — encoded protein: MIHIGKSIRKLRADRGISQQDLAASAELTPSFLSLVENGRRRPSLAVLQRIAEALGVPEEAIVWDAVDLPKGLNEDDRRICEMAKLIVRRLCEDEHAVAAYDAAE
- a CDS encoding slipin family protein, producing the protein MNIFIIKTIKIRSYEMGLYFRDGEFRGLLRAGRHWFVDPLGKVKVEIVSQRAPWLAHEKLDVISRSGALKERAVVLDLKDYERALVWIDGRFSHILPPGLYAYWTALRDVKVEVVDARKVRFEHPDLKVIVQSPLVERVLELATVQAHNVGVLFIDGDFVETLPPGRYAFWKNMAQVKFVQEDLREAMFDVAGQDIMTADKVTLRMNAIVTYRVADARTAVSTVDDVRQALYREAQLALRAVVGARELDTFLMEKDGVASELADTVRARAKTLGVELIAVGIRDIILPGEMKDLMNRVTEAKKAAEANLIARREETAAIRSQANTAKLLADNPTLMRLRELEVLEKVAANSKLNVVLGEKGLTDRIVNVL
- a CDS encoding HNH endonuclease; the protein is MVAKVLEHPTLVLNRNWQPVNVATVARALVLLWNESARVVDPTDYRLYTWADWSELRPRDGEQFIQAVRLRLRVPEVIVLAEYDRLPTAAVSFSRRNVFKRDHWACQYCGCQPGGEELTIDHVIPRSQGGTSTWENCVLACIGCNKRKADRTPHQAGMRLRKAPVRPTWKPIYARDSVRIESWSKFISETYWNVPLEK